One genomic window of Leopardus geoffroyi isolate Oge1 chromosome C3, O.geoffroyi_Oge1_pat1.0, whole genome shotgun sequence includes the following:
- the CEBPD gene encoding CCAAT/enhancer-binding protein delta has translation MSAALFSLDGPARGAPWPAEPAPFYEPGRAGKPGRGSEPGSLGEPGAVAPAMYDDESAIDFSAYIDSMAAVPTLELCHDELFADLFNSNHKAGAAGAAAGALELLPGGLARPHGPGAAAPRPLKREPDWGDGDAPGSLLPAQVAACAQTVVSLAAAAQPTPPTSPEPPRGSPGPSPAPGPAREKSAGKRGPDRGSPEYRQRRERNNIAVRKSRDKAKRRNQEMQQKLVELSAENEKLHQRVEQLTRDLAGLRQFFKQLPSPPFLPAAGAADCR, from the coding sequence ATGAGCGCCGCGCTCTTCAGCCTGGACGGCCCGGCGCGCGGCGCGCCCTGGCCCGCGGAGCCCGCGCCCTTTTACGAGCCGGGCCGGGCGGGCAAGCCAGGCCGCGGGAGCGAGCCGGGGAGCCTGGGCGAGCCGGGCGCCGTAGCCCCCGCCATGTACGACGACGAGAGCGCCATCGACTTCAGCGCCTACATCGACTCCATGGCCGCCGTGCCCACCCTAGAGCTGTGCCACGACGAGCTCTTCGCCGACCTCTTCAACAGCAACCACAAGGCGGGCGCGGCGGGCGCCGCCGCGGGAGCCCTGGAGCTGCTGCCCGGCGGCCTCGCGCGCCCCCACGGCCCGGGCGCCGCCGCCCCGCGTCCGCTCAAGCGCGAGCCCGACTGGGGCGACGGCGACGCGCCCGGCTCGCTGCTGCCGGCGCAGGTGGCCGCGTGCGCGCAGACGGTGGTGAGCCTGGCGGCCGCGGCGCAGCCCACGCCGCCCACGTCGCCCGAGCCGCCGCGCGGCAGCCCCGGGCCgagccccgccccgggcccggcgCGGGAGAAGAGCGCGGGCAAGAGGGGCCCGGACCGCGGCAGCCCGGAGTACCGGCAGCGGCGCGAGCGCAACAACATCGCCGTGCGCAAGAGCCGCGACAAGGCCAAGCGGCGCAACCAGGAGATGCAGCAGAAGCTGGTGGAGCTGTCGGCCGAAAACGAGAAACTGCACCAGCGCGTGGAGCAGCTCACGCGGGACCTGGCCGGCCTCCGGCAGTTCTTCAAGCAGCTGCCCAGCCCGCCCTTCCTGCCGGCCGCCGGGGCCGCCGACTGCCGGTAA